In one Rattus rattus isolate New Zealand chromosome 16, Rrattus_CSIRO_v1, whole genome shotgun sequence genomic region, the following are encoded:
- the Tex45 gene encoding testis-expressed protein 45 — MPVCPLSQEFLKASHFSLGPDPRLHDGTMQCTTHKDFPAYSYVTPVRPPSSPPQPSLFQRDEQWATQKRVSEVRRAFSPPPMLLSRDELRERRLEYTRVMQMSNLHLHADTRPVLNLSVARSDYGWPELPPSAHEDIRSARLLFDRDSMPSGDRKQLRIPTTSYQAHYPPYDDVTPQPHAPCSHLGGPNTLKWNYKGQEGTTYRKQFQAFPSPPALMCKRASSSINLGDSKLGYSTLCSHVKETYTPQGLSPSRYDKAQAAAHIHQVNIGPGDRMFHCRTTTNDEFYSKEPETFVLQRDKTPESHIMKGNWSPGPGSLVTSTKFFHGEPPPLTQPQGRHVSHEKLKDHLVLGEPKLLGNFFQTSMGSDYTFVTNPIKQRPLNLSLLESNLPEGTGELDLLTTNQKMIKPHGIVRASATEELLRKCKYSHIEPPLGRQRFFSTHYQKEFPFKYQGPLVQKPSTMFESHLPLGTARHFGCWHEKVDLRVPQTPMYPCRSQE; from the exons ATGCCCGTGTGCCCGTTGTCCCAGGAGTTCCTCAAGGCCTCACACTTTTCCCTGGGTCCTGATCCGCGGCTGCATGATGGCACTATGCAGTGCACAACGCATAAGGACTTCCCGGCCTATTCCTATGTCACCCCGGTCCGGCCACCCTCGTCACCACCGCAACCCTCACTCTTCCAAAGGGATGAGCAGTGGGCTACCCAGAAGCGTGTGTCCGAGGTGCGCCGTGCGTTCTCACCACCGCCCATGTTACTGTCGCGGGATGAGCTGCGGGAGCGCAGGCTGGAGTACACGCGAGTCATGCAGATGAGCAACCTGCACTTGCATGCGGATACGCGTCCTGTCCTCAACCTGTCCGTTGCACGATCTGACTATGGCTGGCCGGAGCTACCACCGAGCGCTCACGAGGACATCCGAAGCGCGCGCCTCCTCTTTGACCGGGATTCGATGCCCTCGGGTGACCGGAAGCAGCTGCGCATCCCGACCACCTCATACCAAGCACACTACCCGCCCTACGATGATGTCACCCCTCAGCCCCATGCGCCCTGCAGCCACCTGG GGGGTCCTAACACCCTGAAGTGGAACTACAAGGGACAGGAAGGCACCACCTACAGGAAGCAGTTCCAAGCCTTCCCAAGCCCCCCTGCCTTGATGTGTAAGAGG GCCTCCTCCAGTATAAACCTAGGAGATAGCAAGCTTGGCTATAGTACCCTGTGCTCACACGTGAAGGAGACCTACACACCTCAGGGGCTGTCCCCTTCCAG GTATGACAAGGCCCAGGCCGCAGCCCACATCCACCAGGTGAACATCGGTCCTGGAGACAGGATGTTCCATTGCAGAACCACCACGAATGACGAGTTCTACTCCAAGGAGCCAG AAACGTTTGTCCTCCAGCGTGATAAGACTCCCGAGTCACACATcatgaaaggaaactggtccccCGGCCCTGGCAGTCTCGTTACCTCCACAAAGTTCTTCCATGGTGAG CCACCTCCTCTGACACAGCCTCAAGGCCGGCATGTGTCTCATGAGAAACTGAAGGATCACTTGGTCTTGGGAGAACCAAAGCTGCTCGGAAACTTCTTCCAAACCTCCATGGGCTCAGACTACACCTTTGTGACTAACCCCATAAAACAAAGACCCCTCAACTTGTCTTTGTTGGAGAGTAACTTGCCTGAGGGCACAGGTG AATTAGACCTTTTAACCACGAACCAAAAGATGATTAAGCCGCATGGGATAGTTCGAGCTTCTGCCACTGAAGAACTGTTACGGAAG TGCAAATACAGCCACATAGAGCCCCCGCTGGGTAGACAACGCTTCTTCTCCACTCACTATCAGAAGGAGTTTCCCTTCAAGTACCAGGGCCCATTGGTCCAGAAGCCAAGTACCATGTTTGAGAGCCACTTGCCACTGGGCACAGCCAGACACTTTGGCTGCTGGCATGAGAAAGTGGACCTTCGAGTCCCCCAGACCCCTATGTACCCTTGCCGGAGCCAGGAATAA
- the Znf358 gene encoding zinc finger protein 358: MAPAAEGAGELQVPAAPAAALGRPLSLPGSAWRGRWAEGAASGAGERWGFLQAWGGETPAGQRECSQAGQGRGASDPVPESARGSTSRMRRSVLVRNPGHKSLRPLYGDLPSDPEDLDPSPKDPDPIPERPEPEPDVLNTVSEDGDASSEDPEPEAEEAPPSMLGKPDLDSRDLDPTSSSFDLDPDVIGPVPLVLDPSDDTLSPAAPDVDSLPSSLTATPEILATSPAVVLPAPASPPRPFSCPDCGRAFRRSSGLSQHRRTHSGEKPYRCPDCGKSFSHGATLAQHRGIHTGARPYQCAACGKAFGWRSTLLKHRSSHSGEKPHHCPVCGKAFGHGSLLAQHLRTHGGPRPHKCPVCAKGFGQGSALLKHLRTHTGERPYPCPQCGKAFGQSSALLQHQRTHTAERPYRCPHCGKAFGQSSNLQHHLRIHTGERPYACPHCSKAFGQSSALLQHLHVHSGERPYRCQLCGKAFGQASSLTKHKRVHEGAAAAAAAAAAAAAGLGLGPGLSPVSMMRPGQISFLGPDAVSVLGSGLGLSSGASPARSSAPTSVLGSLQNPLLQTHSGSVSSPDLVLSSDPKPGLDADPDVVPSPDQESGPNPNPDLVPNPDSKPKSQTDPCSPTHDSPSPALPAGESPKWVKEEGALLGPDG; the protein is encoded by the exons ATGGCTCCGGCCGCCGAGGGCGCGGGCGAACTACAAGTCCCAGCAGCTCCCGCAGCGGCCCTCGGCCGGCCCCTCTCGCTCCCCGGGAGCGCCTGGCGGGGCCGCTGGGCCGAGGGGGCCGCCAGCGGGGCTGGTGAGCGGTGGGGTTTCCTGCAAGCCTGGGGCGGGGAGACGCCGGCTGGCCAGCGCGAGTGCAGCCAGGCCGGGCAGGGGCGAGGGGCATCGG ATCCCGTTCCGGAATCCGCACGCGGTTCTACTTCCAGGATGAGGCGCTCGGTCCTGGTTAGGAACCCGGGCCACAAGAGTCTTAGGCCCCTTTATGGAGACCTCCCTTCAGACCCAGAAGACCTGGACCCCAGTCCCAAAGATCCAGATCCTATCCCTGAACGCCCAGAGCCAGAGCCGGACGTCCTCAACACTGTCTCAGAGGACGGGGACGCCAGCTCAGAAGATCCCGAGCCTGAGGCAGAGGAAGCCCCACCGTCCATGTTGGGGAAGCCAGACTTGGATTCCCGAGATCTGGATCCCACGTCTTCAAGTTTCGACCTGGATCCTGATGTGATTGGCCCGGTGCCACTAGTTCTCGACCCAAGCGACGACACCCTCAGCCCTGCTGCTCCAGATGTGGATTCCCTTCCCTCTAGCCTCACTGCCACCCCCGAAATCTTGGCCACCAGCCCAGCGGTGGTGCTTCCTGCCCCTGCCAGTCCACCTCGTCCCTTCTCCTGTCCTGATTGCGGGCGAGCCTTCCGCCGCAGCTCTGGGCTGAGCCAGCACCGACGCACGCACAGTGGAGAGAAGCCTTACCGCTGCCCCGACTGTGGCAAGTCATTCAGCCATGGTGCCACACTGGCCCAGCATCGTGGCATCCACACTGGTGCACGGCCCTACCAGTGTGCTGCCTGTGGCAAGGCCTTCGGCTGGCGGTCCACACTGCTCAAGCACCGCAGCAGCCACAGCGGGGAGAAGCCACACCACTGCCCCGTGTGTGGCAAGGCCTTCGGTCACGGCTCGTTGCTGGCCCAGCACCTGCGCACGCACGGTGGCCCTCGCCCCCACAAGTGCCCGGTGTGTGCTAAAGGCTTTGGGCAGGGCTCTGCACTCCTTAAACACCTGCGCACCCATACAGGCGAGCGCCCTTACCCGTGCCCGCAGTGCGGCAAGGCCTTTGGGCAGAGCTCAGCGTTGCTCCAGCATCAGCGCACCCACACCGCTGAGCGTCCCTACCGCTGTCCCCACTGCGGCAAGGCCTTTGGGCAGAGCTCCAACTTGCAGCACCACCTGCGCATCCACACTGGCGAGCGACCTTACGCCTGCCCACACTGCTCCAAGGCCTTTGGGCAGAGTTCGGCACTCCTACAACACCTCCACGTGCATTCTGGCGAGCGCCCCTACCGTTGTCAGCTCTGCGGCAAGGCCTTTGGCCAAGCCTCCAGCCTCACCAAACATAAGCGTGTGCATGAGGGAGCCgcagctgccgccgccgccgccgctgcagCCGCAGCCGGGCTGGGTCTTGGGCCTGGTTTGAGCCCAGTATCTATGATGAGGCCAGGGCAGATCTCTTTCCTGGGTCCTGATGCTGTTTCTGTGCTGGGATCTGGCCTGGGCCTCAGTTCCGGTGCCAGCCCTGCCCGAAGTTCTGCCCCTACTTCTGTGCTGGGTTCACTCCAAAACCCCCTCCTTCAGACCCACTCAGGATctgtctccagccctgacctTGTTCTGTCTTCTGACCCTAAGCCAGGCCTTGATGCTGATCCCGATGTGGTACCCAGTCCTGACCAAGAGTCGGGTCCCAACCCTAACCCCGATCTTGTCCCCAATCCTGACTCCAAACCCAAGTCCCAAACTGACCCCTGTTCTCCCACTCACGACAGTCCCAGCCCAGCCCTTCCAGCTGGAGAAAGTCCCAAGTGGGTAAAGGAGGAAGGGGCCCTGCTGGGGCCTGATGGGTAA
- the Mcoln1 gene encoding mucolipin-1 isoform X2, whose product MATAAGRRGSETEQLLTPNPGYGTQAGTSPAPTTPPEEEDLRRRLKYFFMSPCDKFRAKGRKPCKLMLQVVKILVVTVQLILFGLSNQLVVTFREENTIAFRHLFLLGYSDGSDDTFAAYTREQLYQAIFYAVDQYLTLPEISLGRYAYVRGGGGPWANGSALALCQRYYHRGHVDPANDTFDIDPRVVTDCIQVDPPDRPPDIPSEDLDFLDGSSSYKNITLKFHKLINVTIHFQLKTINLQSLINNEIPDCYTFSILITFDNKAHSGRIPIRLETQTHIQECKHPSVSRHGDNSFRLLFDVVVILTCSLSFLLCARSLLRGFLLQNEFVVFMWRRRGREISLWERLEFVNGWYILLVTSDVLTISGTIMKIGIEAKNLASYDVCSILLGTSTLLVWVGVIRYLTFFHKYNILIATLRVALPSVMRFCCCVAVIYLGYCFCGWIVLGPYHVKFRSLSMVSECLFSLINGDDMFVTFAAMQAQQGRSSLVWLFSQLYLYSFISLFIYMVLSLFIALITGAYDTIKHPGGTGTEKSELQAYIEQCQDSPTSGKFRRGSGSACSLLCCCGRNSPEDHSLLVN is encoded by the exons ATGGCCACCGCGGCGGGCCGGCGCGGCTCAG AGACCGAGCAATTGCTGACCCCCAATCCTGGGTATGGGACCCAGGCGGGGACCTCACCAGCCCCCACAACCCCCCCAGAAGAGGAAGACCTCCGCCGCCGCCTCAAGTACTTTTTTATGAGTCCATGTGACAAGTTCCGGGCCAAAGGTCGCAAGCCCTGCAAGTTGATGCTGCAGGTGGTCAAGATCTTGGTGGTCACTGTGCAG CTCATTCTCTTTGGACTCAGCAACCAGCTGGTGGTGACATTCCGGGAAGAGAACACCATTGCCTTCCGACACCTCTTCTTGCTGGGTTACTCTGATGGGTCTGATGACACCTTTGCAGCCTACACACGGGAGCAGCTCTACCAAGCCATCTTCTATGCTGTGGACCAG TACCTGACACTACCCGAGATATCCCTGGGCCGGTATGCCTATGTCCGTGGTGGGGGCGGGCCTTGGGCCAATGGCTCAGCTCTGGCTCTCTGCCAGCGGTATTACCACCGTGGCCATGTGGACCCAGCCAACGATACCTTTGACATTGATCCAAGGGTAGTCACTG ACTGTATCCAGGTGGATCCTCCTGATAGACCTCCTGACATCCCCAGTGAGGACTTGGACTTCTTGGATGGCAGCAGCAGTTACAAGAACATCACATTGAAATTCCACAA GCTGATCAACGTCACCATCCACTTCCAACTGAAGACGATTAACCTGCAGAGCCTCATCAACAACGAGATCCCTGACTGTTACACCTTCAGTATCCTG ATCACATTTGACAATAAAGCGCACAGTGGGCGAATCCCCATCCGCCTGGAGACCCAGACCCACATCCAGGAGTGTAAACACCCCAGTGTCTCCAGACACG GAGACAACAGCTTCCGGCTTCTGTTTGATGTGGTGGTCATCCTCACCTGCTCGCTGTCCTTCCTGCTGTGTGCCCGCTCACTGCTCCGTGGCTTCCTGCTGCAGAAC GAGTTTGTTGTATTCATGTGGCGGCGGCGGGGCCGGGAAATCAGTCTCTGGGAACGGCTGGAGTTTGTCAATGGCTGGTACATCCTGCTGGTCACCAGTGACGTGCTTACCATCTCGGGGACTATCATGAAGATTGGCATTGAGGCAAAG AACCTAGCCAGCTATGATGTCTGCAGCATCCTCCTGGGTACCTCCACTCTGCTGGTCTGGGTTGGTGTCATTCGCTACCTGACCTTTTTCCACAAGTACAAC ATCCTGATTGCCACGTTGCGAGTGGCACTGCCCAGTGTCATGCGTTTCTGCTGCTGTGTGGCTGTCATCTACCTGGGCTATTGCTTCTGCGGCTGGATTGTCCTGGGACCCTACCACGTGAAG TTCCGCTCGCTGTCCATGGTTTCCGAGTGTCTGTTCTCCCTCATCAACGGGGACGACATGTTCGTGACGTTCGCAGCCATGCAGGCCCAGCAGGGTCGCAGTAGCCTGGTGTGGCTCTTCTCGCAGCTCTACCTCTACTCCTTCATCAGCCTCTTCATCTACATGGTGCTGAGTCTCTTCATCGCACTCATCACCGGCGCCTACGACACTATCAAG cacccaggaggcactGGCACAGAgaagagtgagctccaggcctaCATTGAGCAGTGCCAGGATAGCCCCACATCTGGCAAGTTCCGTCGTGGAAGTGGCTCCGCTTGTAGCCTTCTGTGCTGCTGTGGAAG GAACTCTCCGGAGGACCATTCGCTGCTGGTGAACTGA
- the Mcoln1 gene encoding mucolipin-1 isoform X1, with protein sequence MATAAGRRGSGERGRREGAPGSATSETEQLLTPNPGYGTQAGTSPAPTTPPEEEDLRRRLKYFFMSPCDKFRAKGRKPCKLMLQVVKILVVTVQLILFGLSNQLVVTFREENTIAFRHLFLLGYSDGSDDTFAAYTREQLYQAIFYAVDQYLTLPEISLGRYAYVRGGGGPWANGSALALCQRYYHRGHVDPANDTFDIDPRVVTDCIQVDPPDRPPDIPSEDLDFLDGSSSYKNITLKFHKLINVTIHFQLKTINLQSLINNEIPDCYTFSILITFDNKAHSGRIPIRLETQTHIQECKHPSVSRHGDNSFRLLFDVVVILTCSLSFLLCARSLLRGFLLQNEFVVFMWRRRGREISLWERLEFVNGWYILLVTSDVLTISGTIMKIGIEAKNLASYDVCSILLGTSTLLVWVGVIRYLTFFHKYNILIATLRVALPSVMRFCCCVAVIYLGYCFCGWIVLGPYHVKFRSLSMVSECLFSLINGDDMFVTFAAMQAQQGRSSLVWLFSQLYLYSFISLFIYMVLSLFIALITGAYDTIKHPGGTGTEKSELQAYIEQCQDSPTSGKFRRGSGSACSLLCCCGRNSPEDHSLLVN encoded by the exons ATGGCCACCGCGGCGGGCCGGCGCGGCTCAGGTGAGCGCGGGCGGCGGGAGGGCGCGCCCGGCTCCGCGACTTCTG AGACCGAGCAATTGCTGACCCCCAATCCTGGGTATGGGACCCAGGCGGGGACCTCACCAGCCCCCACAACCCCCCCAGAAGAGGAAGACCTCCGCCGCCGCCTCAAGTACTTTTTTATGAGTCCATGTGACAAGTTCCGGGCCAAAGGTCGCAAGCCCTGCAAGTTGATGCTGCAGGTGGTCAAGATCTTGGTGGTCACTGTGCAG CTCATTCTCTTTGGACTCAGCAACCAGCTGGTGGTGACATTCCGGGAAGAGAACACCATTGCCTTCCGACACCTCTTCTTGCTGGGTTACTCTGATGGGTCTGATGACACCTTTGCAGCCTACACACGGGAGCAGCTCTACCAAGCCATCTTCTATGCTGTGGACCAG TACCTGACACTACCCGAGATATCCCTGGGCCGGTATGCCTATGTCCGTGGTGGGGGCGGGCCTTGGGCCAATGGCTCAGCTCTGGCTCTCTGCCAGCGGTATTACCACCGTGGCCATGTGGACCCAGCCAACGATACCTTTGACATTGATCCAAGGGTAGTCACTG ACTGTATCCAGGTGGATCCTCCTGATAGACCTCCTGACATCCCCAGTGAGGACTTGGACTTCTTGGATGGCAGCAGCAGTTACAAGAACATCACATTGAAATTCCACAA GCTGATCAACGTCACCATCCACTTCCAACTGAAGACGATTAACCTGCAGAGCCTCATCAACAACGAGATCCCTGACTGTTACACCTTCAGTATCCTG ATCACATTTGACAATAAAGCGCACAGTGGGCGAATCCCCATCCGCCTGGAGACCCAGACCCACATCCAGGAGTGTAAACACCCCAGTGTCTCCAGACACG GAGACAACAGCTTCCGGCTTCTGTTTGATGTGGTGGTCATCCTCACCTGCTCGCTGTCCTTCCTGCTGTGTGCCCGCTCACTGCTCCGTGGCTTCCTGCTGCAGAAC GAGTTTGTTGTATTCATGTGGCGGCGGCGGGGCCGGGAAATCAGTCTCTGGGAACGGCTGGAGTTTGTCAATGGCTGGTACATCCTGCTGGTCACCAGTGACGTGCTTACCATCTCGGGGACTATCATGAAGATTGGCATTGAGGCAAAG AACCTAGCCAGCTATGATGTCTGCAGCATCCTCCTGGGTACCTCCACTCTGCTGGTCTGGGTTGGTGTCATTCGCTACCTGACCTTTTTCCACAAGTACAAC ATCCTGATTGCCACGTTGCGAGTGGCACTGCCCAGTGTCATGCGTTTCTGCTGCTGTGTGGCTGTCATCTACCTGGGCTATTGCTTCTGCGGCTGGATTGTCCTGGGACCCTACCACGTGAAG TTCCGCTCGCTGTCCATGGTTTCCGAGTGTCTGTTCTCCCTCATCAACGGGGACGACATGTTCGTGACGTTCGCAGCCATGCAGGCCCAGCAGGGTCGCAGTAGCCTGGTGTGGCTCTTCTCGCAGCTCTACCTCTACTCCTTCATCAGCCTCTTCATCTACATGGTGCTGAGTCTCTTCATCGCACTCATCACCGGCGCCTACGACACTATCAAG cacccaggaggcactGGCACAGAgaagagtgagctccaggcctaCATTGAGCAGTGCCAGGATAGCCCCACATCTGGCAAGTTCCGTCGTGGAAGTGGCTCCGCTTGTAGCCTTCTGTGCTGCTGTGGAAG GAACTCTCCGGAGGACCATTCGCTGCTGGTGAACTGA
- the Mcoln1 gene encoding mucolipin-1 isoform X3, whose translation MMLPRTWAVETEQLLTPNPGYGTQAGTSPAPTTPPEEEDLRRRLKYFFMSPCDKFRAKGRKPCKLMLQVVKILVVTVQLILFGLSNQLVVTFREENTIAFRHLFLLGYSDGSDDTFAAYTREQLYQAIFYAVDQYLTLPEISLGRYAYVRGGGGPWANGSALALCQRYYHRGHVDPANDTFDIDPRVVTDCIQVDPPDRPPDIPSEDLDFLDGSSSYKNITLKFHKLINVTIHFQLKTINLQSLINNEIPDCYTFSILITFDNKAHSGRIPIRLETQTHIQECKHPSVSRHGDNSFRLLFDVVVILTCSLSFLLCARSLLRGFLLQNEFVVFMWRRRGREISLWERLEFVNGWYILLVTSDVLTISGTIMKIGIEAKNLASYDVCSILLGTSTLLVWVGVIRYLTFFHKYNILIATLRVALPSVMRFCCCVAVIYLGYCFCGWIVLGPYHVKFRSLSMVSECLFSLINGDDMFVTFAAMQAQQGRSSLVWLFSQLYLYSFISLFIYMVLSLFIALITGAYDTIKHPGGTGTEKSELQAYIEQCQDSPTSGKFRRGSGSACSLLCCCGRNSPEDHSLLVN comes from the exons ATGATGCTTCCTAGAACCTGGGCAGTGG AGACCGAGCAATTGCTGACCCCCAATCCTGGGTATGGGACCCAGGCGGGGACCTCACCAGCCCCCACAACCCCCCCAGAAGAGGAAGACCTCCGCCGCCGCCTCAAGTACTTTTTTATGAGTCCATGTGACAAGTTCCGGGCCAAAGGTCGCAAGCCCTGCAAGTTGATGCTGCAGGTGGTCAAGATCTTGGTGGTCACTGTGCAG CTCATTCTCTTTGGACTCAGCAACCAGCTGGTGGTGACATTCCGGGAAGAGAACACCATTGCCTTCCGACACCTCTTCTTGCTGGGTTACTCTGATGGGTCTGATGACACCTTTGCAGCCTACACACGGGAGCAGCTCTACCAAGCCATCTTCTATGCTGTGGACCAG TACCTGACACTACCCGAGATATCCCTGGGCCGGTATGCCTATGTCCGTGGTGGGGGCGGGCCTTGGGCCAATGGCTCAGCTCTGGCTCTCTGCCAGCGGTATTACCACCGTGGCCATGTGGACCCAGCCAACGATACCTTTGACATTGATCCAAGGGTAGTCACTG ACTGTATCCAGGTGGATCCTCCTGATAGACCTCCTGACATCCCCAGTGAGGACTTGGACTTCTTGGATGGCAGCAGCAGTTACAAGAACATCACATTGAAATTCCACAA GCTGATCAACGTCACCATCCACTTCCAACTGAAGACGATTAACCTGCAGAGCCTCATCAACAACGAGATCCCTGACTGTTACACCTTCAGTATCCTG ATCACATTTGACAATAAAGCGCACAGTGGGCGAATCCCCATCCGCCTGGAGACCCAGACCCACATCCAGGAGTGTAAACACCCCAGTGTCTCCAGACACG GAGACAACAGCTTCCGGCTTCTGTTTGATGTGGTGGTCATCCTCACCTGCTCGCTGTCCTTCCTGCTGTGTGCCCGCTCACTGCTCCGTGGCTTCCTGCTGCAGAAC GAGTTTGTTGTATTCATGTGGCGGCGGCGGGGCCGGGAAATCAGTCTCTGGGAACGGCTGGAGTTTGTCAATGGCTGGTACATCCTGCTGGTCACCAGTGACGTGCTTACCATCTCGGGGACTATCATGAAGATTGGCATTGAGGCAAAG AACCTAGCCAGCTATGATGTCTGCAGCATCCTCCTGGGTACCTCCACTCTGCTGGTCTGGGTTGGTGTCATTCGCTACCTGACCTTTTTCCACAAGTACAAC ATCCTGATTGCCACGTTGCGAGTGGCACTGCCCAGTGTCATGCGTTTCTGCTGCTGTGTGGCTGTCATCTACCTGGGCTATTGCTTCTGCGGCTGGATTGTCCTGGGACCCTACCACGTGAAG TTCCGCTCGCTGTCCATGGTTTCCGAGTGTCTGTTCTCCCTCATCAACGGGGACGACATGTTCGTGACGTTCGCAGCCATGCAGGCCCAGCAGGGTCGCAGTAGCCTGGTGTGGCTCTTCTCGCAGCTCTACCTCTACTCCTTCATCAGCCTCTTCATCTACATGGTGCTGAGTCTCTTCATCGCACTCATCACCGGCGCCTACGACACTATCAAG cacccaggaggcactGGCACAGAgaagagtgagctccaggcctaCATTGAGCAGTGCCAGGATAGCCCCACATCTGGCAAGTTCCGTCGTGGAAGTGGCTCCGCTTGTAGCCTTCTGTGCTGCTGTGGAAG GAACTCTCCGGAGGACCATTCGCTGCTGGTGAACTGA